Genomic window (Zingiber officinale cultivar Zhangliang chromosome 2B, Zo_v1.1, whole genome shotgun sequence):
tttagggTTAATGGAGTTGTGTAGTGACTGAATGTTTTAGGTTTAGGATTAAATCTTGAGTCTTATAGATATACCATGTTTGATCTGCTTCTCATGTTCTGGTTTCTCCTCTGCACTGGTTCCTTATCAAATCCACTTCTTGTTCTTCCAGCAAACACATTTCTCCTctcattttcttttttattttctgtaCTTAGACCTCTTATTTACCATTCCCTGCCACACAAACCTGCCTCTAcattttccctttccttttcctctttcatttgtttacaacaaacccttcctcttcttccccaAACATGCCTTAACTCTCCCTTCACCATTGCTGCCATCAGACATTGATATCACCTTCTCTTCTTAACCGAACACCTGATATACTGGCATCATTTTATGTGGTCGGTTCAAcatttttttcttccttcttttaaGTATTAGCCTTATCTCATACAACTTTGGGCCAGTGGTTGGGCTTGCTAGCCGAACATATATACACCATCATGTTCCTTACCGATAGAGATCTTATATGAAATTGGAGATGCATGCCAAGCTATTTAGTAAATCTTATGTTAAATTTTTTCCTCCATCTATTTTACAGTCAAACTATTTAtcgatttaattttattttaataatttgtaGCAAAAAATAGTGCTGGTGGGCAAGGTAATGATGATCCTTCAGAACCATTAGGAAGCTCTGATTTTACAGCTGATGCTTTATGTGCCTTGAATTGTCTCACAATTCTAACACGCTCGACACACAATTGCAATGTATTTAGCTATTATGGAGGGGTGCAAAAGATCACTGCTCTTTTCAAAGGTACCTGAATTTAAATCTTTTGTTTCATTCTTATGTAGGATAGTTATGTTAACTTTTGATGAATATTTCAATCCTTTTGATGACTCTTATTATCTTATAATTGTAGCTTACACTGCAGAACCTATTGCAATTATCTCAAATCTGATATTTCTCACTGCATCATAAATTTTTCAAGTACTTGGATATATATTGGTCTAAGAACCAAGTGATCTATACCACTTAGAACTTATACCAAGTTAAGGTCGTGGTATGTGCTTGTTGGAATCAAATTTCTCTATGATCTAAAGGTCTTCAATCCTCTCAAGGGTGTAAACATCTAATACATGTTTTACCTTAAGTTTGCAATTCTAAGTCGTATTTGCACCTTGCCTCAGTTGAGTACTATACAAATCCTATTTTCACAGCTCTTGAATTTGGAATATTATGTAAATGTTTCCTCCACTTAAAGTCTTTTAAATTATAAACTTCTGAGTTTGATTTTTCAATGAACTTTGTTGATGCCATTTTACATGTGTACTCTTTCTGTTCTCTGTTGTGTTTCATTACTTTTTGTTTAATTGTTATTTCCGTACTGTATTTGGTTacctaaaatttgaaactttaAAGCTTGGGTTTTTTTATATATTCTCAGACCTGCTTCATTTCTAATATGTTCTTTTTTGTTCAGCTGCAGTTGTGAAGTTGAAAACTTTGACAAGTTCTCTTCCTGTAGATGAACACTTGCCAAATACTCTTCTGGAGAGGATAAGTTTCTTGCAAAAGATACTAGTACGTGTTGTTTCGATTATTTTTAGTTTCATGGAGTTGCATGCTCAGAGAACTGGGAACATACAGACTGATATAATCAGGAAACATCCACGAGAATTTTCTTCTAGTGGTTCAAAGAAATTGTTCTGTGAGACGAGAATTATTTGGCAGCAAAAGGCAATTGTCATGGTGATTGAAGCAGGTGGTGTTAATTGGTTAGTAGGTAAGGTATGCTTTTCTTTAGTTTATTTGCTGGCATTGTCTTTCATTTGATTTGCATTTACTGCATTTTCCAAATTTAGTTTCCTGTTGTTTTATGTGTATTCAATTGTCAGCATTAGTGATTTGGTGCATTAGTTTTGCTGACTATGAATCATTTCATTCTCTCTTTTGAGAAGATGTAAATTATCTTTTTGTCTTCTagcttatttatttatctttgttGTTCACCAGAGAATGTCAATAAATATGCTTTTTGCTACCTATGAAAATTTCCCTCGTAAGCACTCCATCATTAATGAAGTTGGATCTGCTTGGAACATGACATATACCTCAACTCACTGATACATCAAGTTGCACTGTGTGGGGCTGTCATCTAAACAATTCAAACGATACCTAGTATCAAACCTCTCAGCTATCAGGATTCACTTGGTTAAACTCCTAAAACATTGGCTCCGTTGATGGTCACCATAATTGACTTCACACCCATGATTTCTGTAGTGATGTAACATTCCTATATCTgacccaaggtttaaaatttcgacccgtgccgaggtttcgattTTGGACCGGAATGATACGGTTTCGGTACTGTATCATGTCGTGCCAAtatagttttaatatttttaaataaaatatattaattaaaaactaaaatatttaacataaatatttaaaaaataaacaatataaaaaataatctttaaaaaaggaaaagatatgaaaatagataaataaataaaaattttattataattttaaaattaaaataaataaaatataaaattaattagataattttattagggtttaataaagtctctttagattatctccatcatagctaggagttgattaaaataattaatctaagtttaattaaaaaaaatctgaaatccgaCACCACTCGCGAGCCCGCACGACCTAGGCGCTGTCGCGGGGTTGCGCGACCAGCCATGGCCACGGGGATTACTTGACTCCTTCGGCGCGATCGCGTTGGCCGTGTTACCCCTCTGCAGCGATCGCAGGGTCGCATGATGCCTCCGCGGTGGTAGCGGAAGGATTATGCGACCCCTCCGTTGCTGTTGCAGGGTCGAGCGATCTCTCCGTTGGGACCACGGGGTCGCGCAACACGTCACACCTGTCGCGAGTTTGGTgccggggttcggtcgaccgattaatcGAAGCTTACCAACGATTAGCTCTAAAC
Coding sequences:
- the LOC122045567 gene encoding uncharacterized protein LOC122045567, translated to MNIVKGVADLIRRSSGNPTSEGGSTVHGDKYGAPYPRICFGDAGEEALLNTLWQKYTNELDKVEKKKLLQAFLLQFIQTYENWDPVHSGQTSAELVTEPEDIIIGCSAGHPSEVVLILIQEIVCITSLLAESKNSAGGQGNDDPSEPLGSSDFTADALCALNCLTILTRSTHNCNVFSYYGGVQKITALFKAAVVKLKTLTSSLPVDEHLPNTLLERISFLQKILVRVVSIIFSFMELHAQRTGNIQTDIIRKHPREFSSSGSKKLFCETRIIWQQKAIVMVIEAGGVNWLVGKSFYGLLEG